GGACGGCGAAGGACGGCTGGGCGCGCCAAGGCGAATTTCCCGGCCGGCTCGTCGACGGCACGCTGCGCGCGATCGGTCAGGCGCACCTGCTGTTTGCGGTGCATCGCGCGGGCGCGGCCGACCATCTGGCGACGTTCCATCTCGTGACGCGCTCGTTCGCGCTCCAAGGCGCGGACCTGCCGAGCCGTGTCGAGCGCGGCGTGGCGTGGCGCAATGGCTTGTTGCTCGAGTCCCGTGACGCGGCGGGCGCGGCGGTGTTTGTGGCCTGCGAATTGGAGGGCAACAAGCAGCTGCTCCGGCCGCTCGATTGGGTGGCGCTCTTCGCCTACCTCGGCGGCATCGCGGCGATCGGCTACTGGTGCTACGTGCGCGAGAAGAAGCAGTCGACGGCGTCGTTCTTCGTCGGCGGGCGCTCGATCCCATTTTGGGCGGCGGGCATCAGCCTCTATGCGTCGAATTCGAGTTCGATCGGCTACATCGCGACGACGGCGAAGGCCTACGCGACCAACTGGCAGTATTTGCTCGGCAACATCACCAACGTGTTCGCGCTGGTGTTTGTCGCGCTCTTCATCGTGCCATTGCTGCGGCGGCTCGAGCTGATGTCGGTGTTCACCTACCTCGACCAGCGTTTCCACCGCTCCGTGCGCATGGCCGCCAGCGGCATGTGCATCCTGATGCACCTCGGCGGCCGAATGAGCGTGATCCTTTTCCTGCCCTCGCTGGCGATCTCGACCGTCACCGGGCTCGATGTGATCTGGAGCATCCTGATGATGGGCGTCGTCACGATCGCCTACACCGCCCTCGGCGGCATGAAGGCCGTGATTTGGACCGACGTCGCGCAGGTGATCGTGAAATTCGGCGGCCTGTTCTTCGCACTCGGTTTCATCATCTGGTCGCTCAAGGGCGGTTCGCGCGAGTTCGTCGCCGTCGCGGCGGCTGACGACAAGATGCGCCTCATCGACTGGAGCTTCGATCTCACCAAGGCGACGATCTGGTGTTTCGTGTTTCTCCAGTTGATGGAAACGGTCCTGACCTTCCCGAAGGACCAGGTGCTGATGCAGCGCGTGTTCGCCACGAAATCCGTCAAGGAGGCGGGACGCTCCGTCTGGATCTTCGCCGCGCTCGTGCTGCCCGGCAGCCTCATCCTCTACCTGATCGGCACGGGACTGTATGTTTACTATCACAGTTTTCCCGAGCGCATGAATCCGATGCTGCCGAACGACGCGACGCTGCCGCTCTTCATCGCCGCTGAGTTGCCGGCGGGAGTCACCGGACTCGTGCTCGCCGGCTTGTTCTCCGCCGCGATGGGCACGCTCTCGAGCATCCTCAACAGCGTGTCGACGCTCGTGTCGGTGGATTTCTACGAGCGCCTCGCCGCGAAACCCAACCCGAAGACCAGCATTCGCATCGCGGAGTGGGTGACGGTGCTCGCGGGCCTGATCGGCATCGGCCTCGCGATCCTGCTTTCGCGCTTCAACATCAACTCGTTCCTCGACGTCGCGCTCGAACTGGCGGGCCTGTTCGGCGGCGCGTTCGGCGGCGCCTACACGCTCGGCATGTTCACCCGGCGCGCGAACTGGCAGGGCGTGCTGATCGGCATGGGCTTCAGCTTCGTCGCGACCTTCGCGGTGTGGCTCGGGAAGCTCGTCCACCCGTTCCTCTACCTCGCGATCTCGATCCTCTTCTCTATCGTGGTCGGTTACGTCGCGAGCCTGTTCTTCCCGCCGCCACCGCCCGAGTCCCTCCGGGGCCTCACGATTCTGCGCGAATCCGACCATGCGCACGCGGCGGGCTGATTTTTTTCGGCGCTTCGCGGCGCTGGGCGCGGGCGTCCTCGCGGCGCTCGTCTTGCGGGCGGACGGGACTCCGGCTGCCGGAAAACTCATCGCAGGCAGTTGCGCGTCGACCGCGCTCGGCCACGTGGTGGACTACGTCGCCTATCTGCCGACGGGCTACGACGGCGCGTCGCCCCGCGCTTATCCGACGCTCTACCTGTTGCACGGTCGTGGCGACACGATGCAGGCGTGGCGACAAGTGACGCCGTTGCTCGATGCCATGATTGCGGAGGGTAAAATTCCGCCGTTGATCGCGATCATGCCCGATGCGCCGTCGAGCCGACGCGCGGGCTACTATGTCGACTCCCAATTCACCGGTGCGGACGACTTGCCCCCCGGCGAAGCCGTGGAGACGGCCCTCACGCGCGATCTGGTGACGCATATCGATCAGACGTTCCGCACCAAAGCTGATCGCTCAGAACGCGTGGTCGCGGGGTATTCGATGGGCGGGTATGGTGCCGCGCGCTTCGCCTTCGCGCATCCGGAAACGTTCGCGACGGCCATCGTGCTGAGCCCTGCGCTCTATGAGCCGTTGCCGCCGACGGACTCGAGCGTGCGGGCCTTTGGTGCGTTTGGCCGCGGTCCGCTTCGCTTCGACGAGACGATCTACCGCCGGCTCGCTGAGCCTTGGTGTGCCCGCAACGCGTCCCACCCTGCGCTGCGCATCTTCATTGCGGTCGGCGACGACGAGCCCGTGCGCGACGCGGCGGGGGAGAGTCTCACGACCGACGCCGTGCGCTTGCACCAACGCTGCCGCCAGCAACCGAACGTGACGACGCAGCTGCGAATCGTCGACGGCGGCCACGAGTGGACGGTGTGGCGCGCCGGACTCGCCGCAGGGCTCCTGTGGAGTCTAGGTCACTGACGGGTGAGCGAATCCAGGGACGTCGCCCACGCGTCTCAACCAGGCCGGCTGGCGACGCCGCAGTGGCCGCGGTAGGTTTCGCGCAGGACGGTTTTTTGGACCTTGCCGGTGCCTGAGACGGGCAGCGCGGACACGAAGACGACGTCCTCCGGGAGCCACCACTTCGGCACGCGCGACTCGAGGTGGCGGATGATTTCCGGCGCCGTGGCGGCTTGGCCGGACTTAAGCACCGCGATGACGAGCGGACGCTCGCCCCATTTCTCGTGCGCGACGCCGATGACGGCGGCTTGGGCAATTGCGGCGTGCGTGGTGACGGCGTTTTCCAGTTCGATGGAGCTGATCCACTCGCCGCCGGATTTCACGAGATCCTTCGTGCGGTCCACGATCTGGAGGAACCCGTCGGCGTCGATGGTCGCGACGTCGCCAGTCGGAAACCAGCCGCCGTCGCGCAGCGGGTCGCCGCCTTCGCCGCGAAAGTAGCTACGGCAAACCCAATGCCCGCGCGCGAGCAACTCGCCGCGACTGCGCCCGTCGTGCGGCACGGTGCGGCCGTCGTCATCCACGACGCGCAGCTCGATGCCGGCCAGCGGGCGGCCTTGGGCGCGTTGCGGTTCGTCGCCGCGTGTGTCGAGGGGCGCGCGCCGCGTCGGCGTGTTCACGACTCCGACGGGGCTGAGTTCGGTCATGCCCCAGCCGTGGCGGACTTCGATGCCGTGGTCGTCGCGCAGGGCGCGCGCGAGGGTCGGCGGCAGTGCGGCGCCGCCGATGACGGTGCGGTGCGGGCGGGGCAGGCGCTGGCCGGTCTTCTCCAAGTGTTGCAACACGCCGAGCCACACGGTCGGCACGCCGCAGGAGAACGTGACGTGCTCCTGCGTGTAGAGCTCGGTGAGGCTCGCGCCGTCGAGGCCGGCGCCGGGGAAGACGAGCTTCGCGCCGGTGAGCGGCGCGGCGTAGGGGATGCCCCAGGCGTTGACGTGAAACATCGGCACGACAGGCAGCACGGTGTCGCGTGCGGAGAGGCCGAACGAGTCGGGCAGGCTCACGGCGTAGGCGTGCAGCAGCGTGGAGCGATGCGTGTAGAGCACGCCTTTGGGATGACCGGTGGTGCCGGAGGTGTAGCAGAGCGCGGCGGCCGCGAGTTCGTCGAGGTCGGGCCACTCGAAGTCGTCGCTCTCGCCGGCGACGACATCCTCGTAGCAGAGCAATGGCACGGCGCTGGCCGGCAGGTGCGCGCGGTCGGTGAGGGCGATCCAATGCCGCACGTGCGCACAGCGTGGCGCGATGGCCTCGATCTGTTTCAGGAACGCGAGGTCGAAGAACACGACGCGGTCGTCCGCGTGGCCGACGATGTAGGCGAGTTGTTCGGTCGAAAGGCGCGGATTGATCGTGTGCACGACGGCGCCGGAGCCGGAGGCGGCGTAGTAAATCTCGAAATGTCGGTGCGTGTTCCACGCGAGCGTGCCGACGCGGTCGGTGCGTTGGACGCCGAGCGCGGCGAGCGCGCGGGCGAGTTGGCGCGCGCGGCGGTGGGCGGTGCGGTAGTCGTAGCGATAGAGGCCGCCTTCGGGGAGGCGGGAAACGATTTCAGTGGTGCCGTGGCAGCGGTCGGCGTGTTGCAGCAACGACGAAATCAGCAACGGCTGACGCATCATCAGGCCATGCATGGCGGGACGTGGGGGTTGGGGTAGTGACGTGGAAACGGTCAACGCGCGAGGAGCGTGCGCAGGCCGAGGGGAATGGGTTCGGGCAAGTGGCCGACTTCGCGCGCGAAGCGCTGGCAAATCGCGGGCGTGAGCGAGCGCAGCGACATGATCAGCGCGGCGCGCCATTCGACGCGGTCGCCACAGACGGCGAGGCCGCGCGCGAGCGCTTCGACCGGCAGCATTTCGTGGACGTTGCTCGGGCCGAAGGCGCGCGTTTGTGCGGCAAGGTTGTCGAGCGCGAGTTCGAGTGCGCGGCGCGCGGCCGGTTCCTCGGGCGCATGGGCTGCGGCGAGCGCCTCGACGTAGTCGGCGAGCGCGGTGGCGAGGATCGAGTGGTATTGCGTGCGCGCGTTGTGCGGATCGAGCCAGCGCCCGGTCTCGGTCTGGCCGGGCAACACGCCGAGCTCGAACTTGCGGCGTGCGGCGTCGAGGTAGCGTGACTCGCGAGTGACGAGGTAGAGACGGGCGAGCAAGCGCGCGGAAAAGGCGTTGTAGTTCCAGTTGGTCACGAGCGGGCGCTGCATCGCCCACTCTCCGGCACGGCGTGCGCTGTCGAGCAGCGTGGCGTCGTGCGTCAGCGCGTAGCCGGAGAGCAACGCGAGGCCGCACACGCCGTTGTCGAACTGGAGGTCGCCGTGGTCGAGGTCCTCGATCATCCACACGCCTTCGGTCATGGTGCGGCCGAGGCGCTGGCCCTCGGCGACGCGCTCGGCGGCCATCTGGCCGAGACGATCGGTGCGCGCGGCGTCGTAGGGATAACCGAAGGCGCCGCTCTTGGTCTGGACGGATTGGAGGTAGCGCAGACCGTCGAGTGCACGGGCGCGGAGTTTTTCGGCGGCCGCGGCGTCCTCGAGTAGACGCGCAGTGTCGAAGTAGGCTTCGATCATGCGCACGCTGTCGCGCAGACGTTCCGGCGCGTGGCCGGCTTGCAATGCGGCGCGCGCAGCATCCCACGGCTCGCGGCCGACGCGCGCGGCGCAGTCGGCGAGCCAGAGTTTTTCCACATCGTCGAGACTCAGCGCGTCGGCGGACGGCGGCAGATAGTCGGTCTTCGCCTCGGGCACGCTCACGTCGCGGCCGAGGGCGGAGCGCAGCGCACGCACGGCGGCGTCCACGGCGGCGCGGTCGCCGGAGCGCAACGCGGTGCGGAGTTGGTCGTTTGCGTCGCGGGCTTCGCGTGAACGCGTCGCGGTCGGCGCGTGCCACTTGGCCGGGTTCAGCGAGGAGATATTCGGACCGGCGGCGTGCGCTGAGCCGAGGAAAGCGGCGGCGAGGAGCGGCAGGAGGCGTGGAGAGAGGCGGCGCATCAGGAACGCGGGCGGGATTGGAGCGCGAGGGCGGCGAAGCCGAGCACGGCGAGACCGCCGCCGGTCCAGGCGACGGCGGGCCACGCGGTGCGCGTGGCCGGTTGCACGAGCGTGAGGAGCGTCATGGCGGCGGTGACGAGCACGCAGGCGCCCACGACGTTGAGCGGTGCGGGGAAGCCGCGGTCGTCACCCGCGAGTTCGGCGGCGGGTGCGCGGAGCGAGTCGATGAAGCGGCGGGATTTTTCCGCCTCGTCCGGAGTCGAGCGCCACCACGCGCGGCTGACGAGGAAGACGGCGGCGCTGACGAGTGCGGTGCCCGCGTTTTGCAGCAGCGTGACGACGGTCGGCGAGCAGCCCCATTGGCGCGGGAAGTAGTAGGCGAGCCACGCGGTGAGCGCGCCGGCGATCATCGCGGCGAAGGCGCTGCGGGAATTCGCCTTCCAAGTGAAGAGGCCGAGGAGCATCGGCACGGCCATCGGGATGACGAAATACGAGGCGATTTGCTGCGCGGCGTTGAGGATGAGGCCGGCGGAATGCAGGACGAGGATGCCGATGAGGATCGTCGCCGCGCCGGAGATGAGGACAGTGGCGCGACCGACGAAGACGAGGCGGCGCTCGTCGGCGTGTGGGTTGATCCGGGCGCGGTAGATGTCGAAAGCGAAGACGCCGGAGAGCGAGTTCAGCTCGGCGCTGATGGTGGACAACGTGGCGGAGAACATCGCGGCCACCATGACGGCGACGAGGCCGCCCGGTAGGATTTCGCGGCAGATCCAGCCGAAGGAGGACTCGGGATGGATGGAGGGATTGAGCGCGCGCGCGACGAGCACCGGGAGCATGGCGAGCGCGATGTGCGGGAAGTAGAGCACGCCCGCGAGCACGCCGGCCTTCGCGGCGTCCTTTTCGCTGCGCGTGCCGAGGTAGCGCGTGATGAGGCCCCATTGCGCGGCGTTGTAGTCGCAGAAAAAGATCACCGCCCACGCGAGAAACCAGAGCCACTCGCTGCTCGCGAGCGAGGGCAGGCGGAAGAAGTCCGCCGGCAGCAGGTGCAGCGCGCCGTCGATGCCGCCGATGCGACCCCACGAGAGCGCGAACAGCGCGATCAGCGCGGCGAACAAAATCACGAACTGGAGAATGTCCGCCACCACCGCGCCGTAGAGACCGCCGAGCAGCGTGTAGAGGATGACGACCGCCACGCCGCCGATGACGACGGCGTCGGGGATCGACAGGCCGCCGGCGAACGGTGCGGTGCGTTCGTAGCCGAGGATCGCGGTCATCAGCACCGCGAACGCCGCCATGCGCACGCCGTTGCCGAGCGGGCGCGAAATCAACCCGAGCCACGCGAACACCTCGCGGAAGCGCGGCGAGTAGCGCACGGCGAAGTATTCGATCGGTGTCGTGAGGCCGGTGCGGCGCCAGCGCCGGCCGAAGGTGAGCGCGCCGACGATCAGCATCGTGGGCGGCAGGCAGGTCCAGAGCAGGCCGAAGGCGCCTTTGCCGTATACGACGCCGGCGATGACGACGAACGAGTAGGCGGAGAAACTCGCCATGTATTGCGAGAGACCGACGGCCCACCACGGGATGATGTTGCCTCCCTTATAGTAGTCCGAGGTGGACTTGGCGCTGCGCGCGAAGGCCGCGCCGATGGCGACGAGCAGGATGAAGTAGGCTCCGACAACGGCGACGACGAGCTGGTTCGTGGAAAGGTCCATGCGGGGAAATCAGGGCCGGGCGGCGGGCGCGGCGAGGAGCAGGCCGCAGGCTTCCTCGATCACGGCGAGGGTGTGCGCAATTTGCTCGGGTGTGTGCGCGGCCATGAGGCAGAGCGAAATGCCCTTGGGGTCGCGGCGGAGCAGGACGCCGTGCCGTGCGGCGTGGCTGAGCACGATGGTCTGGATTTCGGCGAGCGAGAGTCTGGGAACCAGCGGTTGGAAAACGACCGCCGGCACGGCGTCGCCGTGCGTGAGCCGCACACCGGTGCGGCGCGTGATCGCGACGAGCCCGTCGTGCAACGCTCGCGCGGTGGCGTGCAGCGCGGGATAGAAACCGTCACGCGAGAGCACGTCGATCGTGGCGAGCGAGGCGCGGATCGAGAGCAGTTCGCCGGAGTAGGTGGAACTGATCCAGTTGTTCTCGATCGGGTCCATCCACTCGGCGCGGCCGACGAGCGCGGAGATGGGCATGCCGTTGGCCATGCTCTTGCCGAAGCAGGCGAGGTCGGGCGTGACGCCGTAGCGCGCTTGCGCGCCGCCGAGGCTCCAGCGGAAGCCGGTGATGATCTCGTCGAAGATGAGCGGGATTTTCGCCGCGGCGGTGCAGGAGCGGATCGTCTCGAGGAAGCCGGCCGGCGGGTGCGTGCCGTAGAGCGCGGGCGTGAGGATGACGGCGGCGAGTTCGTTTTTGTTTTCGGTGAACTTGCGCTCGAATGCAGCGGTGTCGCCGAAGGGAAAGTCGATGGAGTAGCCGGCGAGTTCGGGCGGAATGCCGCCGGTCTTGGTCGTGATCGCCCACCAGTCGTGCCAGCCGTGGTAGCCGCAGGTGAGGACCTTGCCTCTGCCGGTGACGAGGCGCGCGGCGCGCACGGCGGCGGCGGTGGCTTCGGCGCCGGTCTTGAGGAGGCGCACGCGTTCGGCGCAGGGGATGATGGCGCAGAGCTTTTCGGCGAGCTCGACCTCGAGCGTGCCGGGCAGGGAGAATAGGATGCCGTCGTCGAGTTGGGCGCGAATGGCGGCGTTCACCTCGGGGTGGTTGTAGCCGAGAATGATCGGGGCGAGTGCGGCGATGTAGTCGATGTAGTCGTTGCCGTCGGGATCGGTGACGATGGCGCCGTGGCCCTTGTTCAGGAACGCGGGGAACACATCGGCGGGAGCGAATTGGCCGACGCGTTTGCTGATGGTGTGCGTGCCGCCGGGTGCGACGGCACAGGCGCGCTGCCACCACGCGCGAGTGCGCGGGAGGCCGGCGGGATTAGGGCTGAGCACGGTGGGCATAGTCGAGGTAGGCGGCGGCGTAGGGGCCGAGTTCGGAGGAGGGGGCGCGGCGGGCGAGGCCGGTGGAAGCGAGCGCGTGCATCGCGGCGGTCCAACGCGGCGTGGTGCGCCAGCGCGAGAGCGCTTGCGCGAAAACTTCCGTGGGCACGGTGACGACGGAGACGCCGTCGCGGAGGATCTCGTCGGCGGCGTTGTCGAGACCGAGCGTGGCGGCGCGTTCGACGGCGGCGTCGGTGACGGCGAAGGCGCGGTTGGCGATGGCGAGTTCGACGAGCGCGCGGCAGAGGATGGCGTGATAGACGAGCTTGGCGTTGTGCGGGTCGAACCACCGGCCGTTGTCCATCTGGCCGGGCAGCACGCCGAAGCGGCAGCGACGCGCGGCCTCGTCAAGCCAGGCGCGGTCCTTAGTGACGAGCGCGAGGCGGGCGAGGAACCAGACGCTGAAGGAATTGTAGTTCCAGTTGGTGACGATGGGCTGCGTCTTCGCCCACTCGGCGGCGCGGAGGGCGGCGGCGAGGTAGCGGGCGTCGTGCGTGAGCGCGTGGGCTTCGAGCAGCGCGACGCCGCAGAGGCCGTTGTCGTATTGGAGGTCGCCGCGGCCGCCGTCGGAGACGAGCCAGCCGTCGGCGATGGCGTCGGGATGGGCCTCGAGGAGCTTGTCGATCATCTTGCCGAAGAACTCGCTCTTGGCGCGGATGTCGGGGAAGGCGAAGAGGCCGTTCGGGCGCTGCACGCTGCACAACGCGTCGGCGAGACGCGGGATCTCGGCGCGTTCGGCGGTGGCGGCGTCGCCGAGCGCGGCGACGGTTTGCGCGTCGGCGATGAGCAACACGGCGAGCTGGCGGAGACCGGCGGGGAGCTTGGTGGGATGCGCGACGTCGCGGAGGTAGGCCTCGATGTCGGGGGCGATGTGCGCGCGGTATTTGGCGAGGTAGGCGGCGGCGAGCTTCGCGTCGGCGGGAGCGGAGGCGTCGGCGGCGACGCGCTTGGGCGTGCCGCCTTCGACGGTGCCGACGAGATCGCCGAGCGCGGTGCGCCACTCCGCCGCCGCGGTGCGCACGGCGACGTCATCGCCGGAGGCTTGGGCGGATTGAAGTTTCGTCTGCGCGCGACGGACGGCGTGTTCGTCGGCGCGGGTGCAGGCGGCGAACGCGAGGAGAGCGAGCGCGAGGGCGGAGAGGCGGCGGAGTTGCATGATCAGAAGCGCACTTCGTAGCTGAGGTAGAGTTCGCGCGGGATGCCGGCGAAGGGGCCGCCGCGATAGTATTCCTTGTCGAAGGCGTTGCGGACGTTCACGTCGAGGCGGTGCTTGAAGCCGAGCGCCTTCCAACCGTAGCCGACGCCGAAATCCCAGAGCGTGTAGCTCGGAATGAAGAACATGTTGCCGGAGGCGTCCACGATGGACGGCGAGATTGCGGCCTGGCCTTGGTAGCGCGCGGCGGCGCGGACGTTGAGGCCCTTGAACGTGCCGGAGGCGAACTCGTAGCGCGTGGTGACGGCGAGGTTTTCCAGCGGCACGCCTTCGGGCGGGCGGCCGACGAGTGATTGCGAGCGCGGGGCGAGCGGCGAGATTTCGGCCCAGTGGACGTTGTTCTTGCCGTAGGAAACGCCGAGGAGCCATGAGCGCGACGGGATGTAGGTGAGGTCGAACTCGACGCCTTGGGAGCGTTGCGCGCCGGTGACCTTGTAGCTGCCGATGCCGCTCGCGGGTGGGAGCGAGACGCCGGCGGCGTTGGTGGCGGTGAACGGAAGGTTGGATTTCTCGATGCGGAAGACGCCGGCGGTGAAGTTCAGGTGCGAGTCGAGGAGGCTGGCCTTGATGCCGGCCTCGAGGCCTTCGCCTTCCTGGTTGCCGATGGGATTGCCGTTGTAGTCGAGGTCGGTGGCGGAGCCGGGGTTGAACGACTCGCTGTAGTTGGCGTAGAGCGAGATGTTTTCCTTGGGTTTGAAGAGCAGGCCGGACTGGAGCGTGGTGGCGGTGATCTTCGGCTGCACTTGCGCGGTCTGGGGCACTTGCGCGCCGGCGGTGAATTTGCGCGGCGTGAGCGTCTGCTCGATCTCGTCGCGGCGCGCGCCGATGAGGAGATGCAGGCGATCCTGGAAGAGGATGGCGCGCTCGCTGACGAGGAGGCCGCGAATGGTGCGGTCGTCGACGCGGTTGCGGAGCGAGTCGGTGAGGTAGGGCGGGATCGAGAGGATGGGCCCGATGCGCGAGTAGTCGGCGGCGTCGACGCGTTCGGCGGGGAGAACCTGGGCGAGGACCATGTCCTCGTTTTTCACCGTGAGATAGTCGTAGGTGGCGAGGAGCTTGTGCTTGGTCGGGCCGAGTTCGAATTGGGCGAGGAGGTCGAGCTGGGCGACGGTCTGCTTTTCGTAGAGATCCTCGTAGTATTGGATCCAGCTGGTCTTGTTCGCGATCGACGCGGTGGAGAGCGTGGCGGTGTCGACGACGGGCGTGCCGTTGACGCCGAGGACGTTTTGCTGGCGCGTGCCGTGGTTGACGACGAGGCGCGAGGAGAGGTGGGAGTTGAACGTGTGGCTGATGCTGAGGTCGCCGGCGTTGACCTTGAGCTGGTTGAAGCTCGCGGAGCCGACGAACGTCTGGCCGTAGTATTGCTCGCGCGGGAAGGCGGCGATGTCCTGCACGCCGACGATGCCCAGGACGGCTTTCGTCACGGCGTCCTGCGCGACCGGCTGCGTGATGGTCGAGGGCGAGCGCGACTCGATGGTTTCGGCGCTGTATTCGATCGTGGTCTTGCGCGTGACCTGCCAGCGGCCGGCGGTGTAGGCGCCTTTTTGGCGGGAGTTCCAGTAGTTGATCGCGCGCTGCTTCGAGTCCTCGCGGTAAGCGTCGACGCGGACGGCAAGTTTACCGTCGGCGAAGACGTCGTTCGCGCCGAAGTAATAGCGCGAGTAGTCGTCGGTGCCGACGGTGATGCGCGCCTGGACCTCGCGTTTGGCGCGCGGCTTGAGCAGGACGACGTTGCGCAGGCCGGAGGGCTCCGTTTGGCCGTAGATGGCGGCGTTGGCGCCGCGGATGAGTTCGATGCGCTCGACGAAGGCGGTGCCGAAGAGGCCGGTGTCGCGCACGCCGTTGATGTAGGTGCTGCGGCTGGCGATGCCGCGCATGAAGAACCGGCCGGTGCCCTCGGACGGACTGAACGAGCTGGCGAAGGACGCCGCGTCGTTGAAGTCGTAGGCGAGGAAGTCGTCCATCATTGCGCGGTCGAGCAGTGTGACGGGAAAGGGAATGTCTTTAATCGCGACGGCGTAGCGGGAGCCGGTGCCGACCTCGGACGCGAGGTATTTGGACGGGTCGGCGTTCACGACGAACGGATCGAGCGAGTAGGTGTCGCCGCGCGGCGACGTGGCGGTGGAGTCGGGTGCGGCGGTTTGCGCGATCGCGGGAAGCGCGAGCGCGAGACCGACGAGGAGGCCGAGTGAACAGAGGGCGAGGCGACTCACGGGGGACGGCGAGGCGAGAGGTGATGTGTTCATGGAGGACGTGCGGGGTTAGGGCGACTGAGGAAAGCCGGTGTGGGCAGCGAGCAGCGGGAAGGCGCGAAGGGCGTTGTGCGCGAAGACGCGGCGCTTTGCTTCGAGCGGCAGGCGAGCGAGCGCGACTTTGGAAAACTGCGCGCCGACGCTGAGGTAGGTGGCGTCGCTGCCGTAGAGCAGGCGGTCGGCGCCGGTGGCGGCGACGAAGTCCTCGACCGCGCCCGGCAGGCTCTGCGAGAGCGAGGTGTCGGTGAAGATATTCGCGTGCGCGGCGAAGAGCGTCGCGGCCTCGTCGGGACGGGGACGAAGGTGCGCGCAGAGGAAATTCAGGCGCGGGTGGCGGCGCGCGATGGCGGCGAGGTCGGCGACGGTGTCGGCCGGGTGCAGGTGCACGAGCACGGACAGACGGTGGACCTCGCAGCGCTCGAGGAGCGGCGTGAGCACGCGGGATTGGAGGCGCACGTCGTGCAGTTCGCCGTGGAGCTTGGCGCCGACGAAGATTTCGCCCGGTTTCAGAGCGTCGAGGCGCGCCGCGGTTTCGCGCGGGAAATGCGGATGCAGCACCAGGTGCGCGGTGAGGCGGCCGGCGCTGCGCCGGACGACCAACTCGCTGTCGGCGTGCGCGGCTTCGAGATCGGCGGCGAGCGTGGCGCGGAGGGCGTTGAGGTGGCTGAAGGTGAGATGGCGCACGCCGACGCGTTCGGCGGCGGCGAGCAGCGAGACGGCGGAACGCGGCCAGTAGGGCGAAGTGTCGCCATCGGCGGCGGCCCACGCGTCGACGTGCGCGTGGATGTCGAGGATGAGTTCGCGCTCGATCGGTGAGGCGGCGAGGGCGGCGGCGGCGAAGGGATCGGGCGCGTTCATGGCAGGCGGAGGAGGCGGCGGAGGTTGCCGCCGGCGATTTGCTGGCGTTGCGCGAGCGGCAGC
This portion of the Opitutia bacterium genome encodes:
- a CDS encoding TonB-dependent receptor; the encoded protein is MNTSPLASPSPVSRLALCSLGLLVGLALALPAIAQTAAPDSTATSPRGDTYSLDPFVVNADPSKYLASEVGTGSRYAVAIKDIPFPVTLLDRAMMDDFLAYDFNDAASFASSFSPSEGTGRFFMRGIASRSTYINGVRDTGLFGTAFVERIELIRGANAAIYGQTEPSGLRNVVLLKPRAKREVQARITVGTDDYSRYYFGANDVFADGKLAVRVDAYREDSKQRAINYWNSRQKGAYTAGRWQVTRKTTIEYSAETIESRSPSTITQPVAQDAVTKAVLGIVGVQDIAAFPREQYYGQTFVGSASFNQLKVNAGDLSISHTFNSHLSSRLVVNHGTRQQNVLGVNGTPVVDTATLSTASIANKTSWIQYYEDLYEKQTVAQLDLLAQFELGPTKHKLLATYDYLTVKNEDMVLAQVLPAERVDAADYSRIGPILSIPPYLTDSLRNRVDDRTIRGLLVSERAILFQDRLHLLIGARRDEIEQTLTPRKFTAGAQVPQTAQVQPKITATTLQSGLLFKPKENISLYANYSESFNPGSATDLDYNGNPIGNQEGEGLEAGIKASLLDSHLNFTAGVFRIEKSNLPFTATNAAGVSLPPASGIGSYKVTGAQRSQGVEFDLTYIPSRSWLLGVSYGKNNVHWAEISPLAPRSQSLVGRPPEGVPLENLAVTTRYEFASGTFKGLNVRAAARYQGQAAISPSIVDASGNMFFIPSYTLWDFGVGYGWKALGFKHRLDVNVRNAFDKEYYRGGPFAGIPRELYLSYEVRF
- a CDS encoding amidohydrolase family protein, translated to MNAPDPFAAAALAASPIERELILDIHAHVDAWAAADGDTSPYWPRSAVSLLAAAERVGVRHLTFSHLNALRATLAADLEAAHADSELVVRRSAGRLTAHLVLHPHFPRETAARLDALKPGEIFVGAKLHGELHDVRLQSRVLTPLLERCEVHRLSVLVHLHPADTVADLAAIARRHPRLNFLCAHLRPRPDEAATLFAAHANIFTDTSLSQSLPGAVEDFVAATGADRLLYGSDATYLSVGAQFSKVALARLPLEAKRRVFAHNALRAFPLLAAHTGFPQSP